TATTTACAGGACTAACATTAGTTGCTTTTGGCACAAGTGCTCCAGAATTATTTGTTAGTATAAGTGCTGCTTTTAAAGGTTCAGCAGGTATTGCTTTAGGAAATGTAATAGGAAGTAATATCGCAAATATTGCTTTAATTCTTGGGCTTTCATCGATGGTTAGAAAGAGCATAATAAAAAAAAGCACTTTATTATATGAAATACCGTTTGTTATTCTTATTTCTATGACATTGTTATTTATGTTGCTTGATGGAAATAGTTCTCTCTCAAATTACGATGGTTTTATGCTACTTACATACTTAATTATATTTATAGCTTATATGTATAATATGGCAAAAATGGATAAAACCTTTCAGGAACAATTTTCTGAAGAATTAAATGAAGTAGAAACTAAAGATATGTCCTGGGGTAAAATTACATTCTTATCATTGCTTGGTATTGTAATGTTGGCTATTGGTGGAGACGTAACTGTTAATGGAGCATCAGGACTGGCTATAG
This is a stretch of genomic DNA from Marinitoga piezophila KA3. It encodes these proteins:
- a CDS encoding calcium/sodium antiporter, encoding MLLDFVLVVIGMILLIKGADYLISGAVGFSRKMGVSELFTGLTLVAFGTSAPELFVSISAAFKGSAGIALGNVIGSNIANIALILGLSSMVRKSIIKKSTLLYEIPFVILISMTLLFMLLDGNSSLSNYDGFMLLTYLIIFIAYMYNMAKMDKTFQEQFSEELNEVETKDMSWGKITFLSLLGIVMLAIGGDVTVNGASGLAIAMGLSETLIGVTIIALGTSLPELVTSIIAAKKGTNDILVGNLIGSNAFNILVVLGISASIHPIVPDRNVIFDAYYMVGIIILTELFMFRKREMGFFKGLILLLLYCIYIGISINIG